A portion of the Diceros bicornis minor isolate mBicDic1 chromosome 20, mDicBic1.mat.cur, whole genome shotgun sequence genome contains these proteins:
- the DDA1 gene encoding DET1- and DDB1-associated protein 1, whose amino-acid sequence MADFLKGLPVYNKSNFSRFHADSVCKASNRRPSVYLPTREYPSEQIIVTEKTNILLRYLHQQWDKKNAAKKRDQEQVDLEGESSAPPRKVARTDSPDMHEDT is encoded by the exons gcagattttttgaaaggactGCCTGTGTACAACAAGAGCAATTTTAGTCGATTTCACGCCGACTCCGTGTGCAAAGCATCG AACCGACGGCCCTCGGTCTACCTGCCTACGCGGGAGTACCCGTCCGAACAGA TCATTGTgacagaaaaaacaaacatcCTTTTGCGCTACCTACATCAGCAATGGGACAAAAAG aACGCTGCCAAGAAGAGAGACCAGGAACAAGTGGACCTGGAGGGAGAGAGCTCGGCCCCACCCCGCAAGGTCGCACGGACCGACAGCCCGGACATGCACGAGGACACTTAA